The DNA region CGACAATAAATTTCGTGAAGACCAGTTGCGGATAGGTTTTCAGTTTGCGTTTTAATAATATTTTACCGTCATTGCGGGTCTCATCATAAATATATTCCTAAAATTTGTGCCTTTATATATGATGAGATGTGGCAATCTACTGGAGTATCGAAAACATTATAACGAGATTGCCACGCGGAAGCTGCTCGCAATGAAATTTTTAAAATCCTAATTAAGCCTTAACGCCAATCTATTAAGTTGCTCAATTACTTTAATACTTAGCTCTTTCCCTATTTTAAAATAAATAGCATTGTCAGGTGTATTATATACAGTATGGGTCTCCATGCTGTCCATCATAATTTTGGCATTGATGTATTTGGTTCTTAAATCTTGGTATATTGCAAACTGCTTTTGAGTAAGGGTTTTAATTCGTTCCATCCCCTTTAGTACTGTAAGAAATTCGTTCACCAAGTTTTCGGCTGTTAGTTTTTTTGTAATCATATATTTAATAAAATTTACTGTTATTTTTATTTTTGTTTGCATTATATAATAATCCTATTACCATACAGAGTGCAGTGGTAACTAATAATGCCAATAATAATAGATCGTCGTTCATACATACAAATTTCCAATTCCAATTTAACTTCATGTTTATCTTAAACTTATTAAATTATGAAACCAACAAATGTGAATAATTAACCTAAAAATAAAGTCCACCCTTTGGAGGCAGACTTTATTTAACCAATGAAAACACAATATCTAGAAAATATGATATTGTGTTAACGTAATCTGAATATCTGAACAGACTGATCTTTATAAGTTTGATAACGGGGTTGGCTCCCAGAAGCCTTATCACTACAGGTAACAATAGTACTATCATTAATAAATGAAACCCCTTCCATATTTCCATATATAGTATAATTGCCTACTCCAAAAACTAAAATCAAATATAAAAATTATACAAATTGCATTATACATTTTGTATAACGCAATTTGTTAATTACTTTTGTGGGATGAAAGAGATTGTAAATCCGTTTGGTATTAGCAATTACCAAGGCCCTGAGTATTTCTGCGATAGGGAGCAAGAAACAAAAACCCTTATCGCCAACATAAACAACCACAGCCACACGGCATTTTTTGCATTACGCCGTCTTGGTAAAACAGCCCTTATTCAGCATGTATTCCATTTTTTGTCCAAACGTAGAAACAGGAAATGCATTTATTTAGATATCTATGCCACTCAAAATTTAAAAGACCTCACCAACCAATTGGCCAATAGTATCTATAATGTTTTTCCTGAAAAAAAGGGAATCGGTAAAAAATTCTGGGACGCCATAAAATTGTTAAGGCCAGTACTTAGTATTGATGCAATGTCTGGCGAGCCTTCACTCAGTCTTGACATTACACATACCAAGCAATACGAAAAAACAATTCCGCAACTGCTTCTTTTTCTGGACCAGCAACCTGTAAAAACAGTAATAGCCATCGATGAATTTCAACAAATTCTGAGCTATCCCGAAAAAAATGTGGAAGCCATATTGCGTGCTACCATGCAACAATTAAAGAATGTAACTTTTGTTTTTTGTGGAAGTAACCAAGCCATGATGCAACATATTTTTAACAGTGCCAAACGCCCGTTTTACGGAAGTTGTAACACCATTAATCTACAAAAAATAGATAAAACATTATATAAAGATTTTATTCAAAATACCTTCAAAAAATTCAAATATAAAATTGCCGATGCTGAAGTAGAAACTATATTGGATTATACAAATACACATACCTATTATACCCAAAGCCTTTGCCATGAGCTGTTTGCCAATCAACAAAAGAATATTACTGCCACTACTTTGCAACAAGCTATTCGCAAATTGCTTCTAGAGAAAGAGGGAACATTTTTTCAATATAGAAACCTTTTAACTCCCACCCAGTGGCAACTCTTAAAAGCATTGGCCAAAGAAGAGAAAGTAGTGCAACCCTATTCAAAACATTTTATTGGGGAGTACCACCTTGGTTCTTCTGCTATTGTAAAACGAAGCCTTGAATCGCTGTTGGATAAAGAAATGATATATAAGGATAATTCAATTAAAGAACCCTATTTTGCAGTATATGATAAGTTTTTGATGCGGTGGCTGCAGAATGGGATGTAGACTATGGGATCAGACGTTAATACATGCGTTAGCTCATTTATCCCGCCGCAGCGTGTATCATTAACAATTAACCATTAAATTTGCAGCTTTAATAGAACTTAGATTTATCTATGACTCAAAGAATATTATATATAGCCCTTCTGTTGTTCCCCTTTATAACCCAAGCCCAGCAGGGAATTACAAAGTTTAAAATGCCCGATATAGGTCGCTTTTACGGCACAATCATTAATAGCGACACCAAGAAACCAATGGCTTATGCCTCGGTAGCTTTATATTTTGTGGGCAAAGATTCGGCAATTGCTGGCGTTCTTAGCAAGGGCAATGGTGACTTCAGTTTGGATAACCTTCCTTTTGGTAAATTTACGCTACGGGTAACCATGATAGGATATACCAAACACCAACAAGAAGTGAGTTTGAGTATGCAAAATGTAGAACAGGATTTGGGTAACATCAACATTGCAGTAGATGCAACGCAATTAAATGAAGCAAATATTCAGGGCAAAAAAAATGCCGTACAAATGGGTATTGACCGAAAGATTTTCAATGTAGACAAAAACCAGATAAGCCAAGGTGGTACCGCTGCAGATGTGCTTAAAAATGTGCCTAGTGTAACTATTGATGCCGATGGAAATGCCAAGCTGCGTAATGCCGCCACACAAATATATATTGACGGCAGGCCTGCTACACTCACCATCGATCAAATTCCCGCCGACCAAATAGAACGGGTGGAAATTATTACCAACCCTTCAGCCAAATTTGATGCAGGGACCTCGGGTGGAATTTTAAATCTGGTAATGAAAAAAAATACGAAACCTGGTTATAATGGAATAGTAGCAGTGGGAGGGGGCACAGGCAATCGTTATAATACTTTGGTATCACTAAATATGAAAGAAAAGAAATTCAATATAGGTTTTACTTATAGTTTGAACCATAGCAAAAATTTCCAAGCAAAAGGTTTTACCAAACGTACCAATATGCAATCAGGTTCGGTAGCCGACTATTATAACCAAGATAATGTAACCACTCCAGAAAATCAATTTCAAATGGGACGTTTAGGATTCGACTATTATATAAATAACCGAAACACTATAACAATAGCACATACCTCCGTTGCAGGTAAATTTGATATTATAGATAAGCAAAATTTTAAAAACCTTGATAAAAACGATGTGGTAAACAGTTACGGGAACCGCACTAACGAAACGCATAACCGTTTTTCTAATCATACCGAACAGATTACATGGAAACGCACTTACCCCAAGCCAGGCAAAGAACTTACTGCCGATGTGAGTTATAACTGGATGCGTTCAGCTACTAATGTGGCATTTACTACCGATAACTATTTATACAATGGAACAGTAGTGGGACATCAAATACGGCAATATAATAAAGGTGAAAATAATGCCGACCAAATGGTAGCTCAGTTGGATTACATAAAACCTTTGAAAAAGGAAAACACCAAAATAGAAACAGGGGTGAGGGCATATTATAAATATACTTCTACCTTGCTCAATGCTACCAATTGGGATTCTATCTCAAATAGCGAAAAAGAAAACCCATTTTTAAGTAGTAATTATTCTTTCACCGAAATGATTAATGCTGCATATTTTAATTATATAAGTAAATATAAAAAAGTTGGATACCAAGCTGGGCTTAGATTTGAGCAATCATCATTTGTGGGTGATCCAAGGAATGATTCATTAGAAAAGTTTTCGTATAACTATCCAGGTACGGGAAAAAATATATGGAAATCATTATTTCCTGCAGTATATTTTAGTAGGAAATATGATAAGCAGCAAGAAGTGCAATTGAATTATTCACGCAAAGTAAACCGTCCAGGCTTTATGCAAATGATGCCTTTTATTATGTTTGCCGATAATAAAAACTATACAATTGGTAATCCACGTTTGGCCCCTGAGTTTATTAATCTCGCAGAATTAAACTATCAAAAAATATGGAAGAAGGGAAATTTGTTGAGTTCTTTATATTTTAAAGGAATAGAACAACCGCTCACCAAGTATAGCTATCGTTCGCTCGACGATACTTCTAAGCTTGTTTCCACTACCATCAATGGTAAAAGTCAACAAGTATATGGCCTTGATAATACTTTTAAATATACATTTTTCAAAAAGTTGGATTTTACTACCAATGTCAATTTTTTCTATACAGTTATCAATTCCGATTTTGGAAATACGCCCATGAGCAACAAAGGCTTCAACTGGACAGGCAAAACCAATTTATTATATAAGTTCCCCAAAGATTTATCATTGCAAGTAACCGGTAGTTATGAATCGCCTAAAACTATTCCGCAGGGTACTGCCAATGCTGTATATTTTATGGATGCATCGTTGGTGAAAGAAGTAAAAAAGTTTATCAATATCAATCTCACTCTAAGCGATATGTTCAATACCAAACGCTTCGGTTCCTTGCTTGATGTACCTGGCGAATTCTACCAAACCAGTTCCCGCCGCCGCGAAACACGATATATAAAATTAACAATTATGATTCGTTTCGGCAAAATGGATGCATCTATCTTCAAACGCAAACCTGCCCAACAAGGTAATAATAATAGTTTAGATTTTTAATATATAATTAATAGGTAAAATGAAAATGGCAGTCTTTTTAATCATTATATTTTTTATAAGTTTATCTTCCTATTCTCAAAATTCGCCACAGGTTATTAATACTTCTGGAAACTATTTTTTTGATATAAACTATTTATTTGAAGTATCCATAGGAGAGCCCCTTATTGAAACATTTAGTAATAAAAGCAATATATTAACTCAGGGTTTTTTGCAACCTTTACAGCCACAAGCAAGTGCCATAACAAAAGCAACTGAGGGTGTATTTTTAAGTTGTTATCCAAATCCCTTTGTTGACAAAATATATTTTCAATCAAATAATAAACTCGGATTGGTTCAAATATTTGATATGTCGGGAATGTTAATTATTTCCGATTATATAATAGAAAATAATATAAATTTATCATGGCTATCAGCTGGTTTATATTATTTACGCTTATTTGATAATTTTAATATGCCAATAGCTACTTTAAAAATTTGTAAACTTAATTTCTAATAGCAAAAAATAGATTATGAAAAAAAATATTACTATTATATGTTTTGTCTTTTTATGTTTTGTGTCGGCAAATTCACAAGTACCTAAAGGAATAAATTATCAAGGTGTGGCCCGTAATGCAACAGGAGTAGCAATTGCCAATCAACAACTCGGAATTAAAATTTCTGTTTTCGATAGCAATGCCATTAATATTAATTGGTATACAGAAACACATTCAGTATCCACCAATTTGATGGGACTTTATACAATTGTAATAGGTAAAGGGAACACACTTATCGGAAAATTTGATTCTATTGATTGGTCAAGTGGCGATAAATGGATTAAAATATTAATAGATCCTACGGGTGGAATAAATTATATATTGGGAGGAAACTTGCAATTAATGAGTGTTCCATTTGCACTGTATGCTGCAAACATTAATACTCCTCAAAAATTAAGTATAGTAAATGATAGTTTACTTTTAA from Bacteroidota bacterium includes:
- a CDS encoding outer membrane beta-barrel protein, which encodes MTQRILYIALLLFPFITQAQQGITKFKMPDIGRFYGTIINSDTKKPMAYASVALYFVGKDSAIAGVLSKGNGDFSLDNLPFGKFTLRVTMIGYTKHQQEVSLSMQNVEQDLGNINIAVDATQLNEANIQGKKNAVQMGIDRKIFNVDKNQISQGGTAADVLKNVPSVTIDADGNAKLRNAATQIYIDGRPATLTIDQIPADQIERVEIITNPSAKFDAGTSGGILNLVMKKNTKPGYNGIVAVGGGTGNRYNTLVSLNMKEKKFNIGFTYSLNHSKNFQAKGFTKRTNMQSGSVADYYNQDNVTTPENQFQMGRLGFDYYINNRNTITIAHTSVAGKFDIIDKQNFKNLDKNDVVNSYGNRTNETHNRFSNHTEQITWKRTYPKPGKELTADVSYNWMRSATNVAFTTDNYLYNGTVVGHQIRQYNKGENNADQMVAQLDYIKPLKKENTKIETGVRAYYKYTSTLLNATNWDSISNSEKENPFLSSNYSFTEMINAAYFNYISKYKKVGYQAGLRFEQSSFVGDPRNDSLEKFSYNYPGTGKNIWKSLFPAVYFSRKYDKQQEVQLNYSRKVNRPGFMQMMPFIMFADNKNYTIGNPRLAPEFINLAELNYQKIWKKGNLLSSLYFKGIEQPLTKYSYRSLDDTSKLVSTTINGKSQQVYGLDNTFKYTFFKKLDFTTNVNFFYTVINSDFGNTPMSNKGFNWTGKTNLLYKFPKDLSLQVTGSYESPKTIPQGTANAVYFMDASLVKEVKKFININLTLSDMFNTKRFGSLLDVPGEFYQTSSRRRETRYIKLTIMIRFGKMDASIFKRKPAQQGNNNSLDF
- a CDS encoding ATP-binding protein, which codes for MKEIVNPFGISNYQGPEYFCDREQETKTLIANINNHSHTAFFALRRLGKTALIQHVFHFLSKRRNRKCIYLDIYATQNLKDLTNQLANSIYNVFPEKKGIGKKFWDAIKLLRPVLSIDAMSGEPSLSLDITHTKQYEKTIPQLLLFLDQQPVKTVIAIDEFQQILSYPEKNVEAILRATMQQLKNVTFVFCGSNQAMMQHIFNSAKRPFYGSCNTINLQKIDKTLYKDFIQNTFKKFKYKIADAEVETILDYTNTHTYYTQSLCHELFANQQKNITATTLQQAIRKLLLEKEGTFFQYRNLLTPTQWQLLKALAKEEKVVQPYSKHFIGEYHLGSSAIVKRSLESLLDKEMIYKDNSIKEPYFAVYDKFLMRWLQNGM
- a CDS encoding T9SS type A sorting domain-containing protein, which gives rise to MAVFLIIIFFISLSSYSQNSPQVINTSGNYFFDINYLFEVSIGEPLIETFSNKSNILTQGFLQPLQPQASAITKATEGVFLSCYPNPFVDKIYFQSNNKLGLVQIFDMSGMLIISDYIIENNINLSWLSAGLYYLRLFDNFNMPIATLKICKLNF